The window tgataccatgttcaAAAGGTACGAGTACAGGGGGGAAGAAGTTTTCTGTATTTTTCATTGAATCAATATGTACAGATCACATACATTTATACAGCTAATATCTAAATTACAGCCTGAATTACAGGAAATTAAGCTTAATTCTAGGTAACAAACATTTATCAGATCCGAGAATAGCTCTCGTTAAcaagttattccatgtgttgTAAAATACATTGCTGAAATCCTTGTTTAGCATCCAGTATTTAAAAAACGGAAATGAGGGGGCCAAATCAGCAATAGATGGCTTGAGTAAGACCGAACAATGGTCTGAGTGTTCACGAGGTAAAGCAGTGACAAAAAAGGGAGGCTGATTCGAAATAGAATTCTGACAAACGAGAAAATGGTCTAGTTTGCTCATTTTCAAACTATCATCCCTGAGATATGTAAATTTTCTTCCACCAAGTTTGTATTCGTGTAGACCTTCTTCGGCTATGAAATTATTGAAATTGAAAGCAATGTAATGACAAAAACCGGAATTGAATCTTTCATTGGCATACCTCACGGCGTTAAAATCACCAAAGAACACCCATGTCCCATCTAAACTCCTTTTAAGCTCAATCAACTCCTTCGAAAGATTTCTTTAATCTGTAATGAACTTTGGACCATATACATTTACAAGAATTGTGATGCCACAAACACCCACCCAATGTCCATGAGTAGCAATGTAATATCTAGAGGATATTGTATGTACTTTACGAAATACATTAATATCCCATATGTTTATAAGACCACCTGAACTTCATGTTGGGTTAATGAAGTCACAATCAAAATTTAAAGATCCCAGCATCCAAATAAGTCAATTGTGTTATAATCTGCTACTCTTGTTTCTTGAATCCCCATGAAATCTACTTTGTGTATTCTTTTAAGCTTACGAATCCATTCAATTTTACGTAATTCGCCAATCCCCCTTATGTTTAGAGTCGTGATAATCATTGGAGAACTAAAGTGTCACTATCACCAACAAATGTATCATCTAGAAGCTCCCAATTCTTACCAATCTGAAAGCCCACTTCGTTTCTTGTCCATATTGTGTTGTTGATCTCCTATAAGAAGGAGTTGACCTCGTCATTAGAGTTACAACTAAGTGAATCAGGGTTTGAGATCAATTTGTTTAGGTCAAGTGATACACTCTCGGAAATCATAGAACCTGGTATATAATTACATTCATAGTGTTTTATATGAATTTAATAGAAAAATACCTAAATGTATCAATTTTATATTGATATTCCATCATTGGTTTCTTTTGCAAAAATTTGTGttctttttcttgtttactttctttacaatattcaactgttatgatactacgtgaagtcacccacccccgaatgtttccgtcattctggtttgggggtgtgacaaatacaaacatgtaaaatatatgtatataaaccaAACATAAACTAGTGACATTTTCGTGATTTATCACAAAAAATATCAAGTTCATTTCTAAGGGAAATTAAGGGACCAAAAATCTTGTAATGTCTTTATGTGCTCCAACTTGCTTCAACATATTGTagcaagtttataaaaataattttacaaagtttacaaaactttaaTAAAATCAAGTTTATAAACTTTTGATCTTTAAAATAGTCATCGTCTTCATTCttattaaatttttataaaaatgaactaTTTCTAAAACTAATTTATTACTTACAAAAAAGAATTAAGCAAAATAAAAactatctatttaattattacataccatatgaataaataaatgttAAAACCATTGTACCAAATCAACACAAATACATTCACAAGAGGTtcatggctagtttatgcactcataaatacatacatacatacatacacacacacgtgtgtgtgtgtatatatatatatatatatatacacacacacatataacactttgtttttctaaaacaacTTTTTGTGACAAAAAATGCTTATATACTTTTGTcataaaaaataacaattataaagttgttaaagaaaatatgtatggatttcattacaaaaagaaaaccatccatgttttccaaaaacaaagataATAACATCTTATTAAAGAATCTAACAAAACTTGCAAAaatggatctgataccaactgttgagtttttattcaaaaataatgTAATTTTAGTGTCAATCTTGATGTAAATAGCAATAAACGTGATTTTACATTTGAATTAACTAAAACCATTTTACTCACAAAGGATCATTTTGCAAAGCTAGGAAAGATTAAAACACAACCAAAGAAGAAGAAAGTGATACAACCTTTGAAGATTTTGATTCCTCTCGGGACGTTGGATGTTGATGCAGAATGTAGAGGAGAGCTCCTTCTTGTCAAGGACACCAACAATGAATAAACATGATGGAGATGCTAGACAAATCTTATAATGATAAGAAATATTAAGCATTAAGTTAATGCAAAAGTATTAACCCAAAGAGAGTGTCAAAGTATCAAGTTTTTCTTCAACTCATAACACCTTAAGAACATGTTCTTCACTAGAAAGGGAAAGTCGAGAATGAGAGGGAGATAGGAAGGAGGATACGACTTTCTCTTGGAAAAACCAAGGAAAGAAAACTAATTCCTTTACTATTTCATTCATGGAATTAGTCAAGGTTGttaggttttataggttacaaaaaatcATGTGGCAGAAAATAACTTaactcttaagttcacatgcaacctaattgAATATATCTTTTCACTATTGAATGCTATAATCTGTAAACATCAAAGAACCCCATGGAAACCCTAGTTTAATCGAAATTCATAACAGAGTTAGGGTTTACATATCTTTTGATTATTCTTGTAAATAACCAATGAAATCCTTCTTCAAATGCTCTTGGAAGCAAACGCCCAAAAATCACGTGCctatgatggttcacacccaaaccctagcaactaaGAAAGCTTGAGGAAAGAGGAGGGGGGATGGAAATTCGGATATCCTTCTAGGAGTATGAGTGGTTGAAAATGGGGTGCCAAAGGGCCCTATTTATAGTTGATAGGAAAACCATAAAAACcttaatttgaaataaaataatattattttaaatccGGAATTAtctaattttctaattttctaattaTCCATATTATCTATATGTATCCATATTATCTATATGGAATATTCCAGAAACCTAGGGAGCCTCCAATTTTCGGCCAACCCTAGGAATTTTCTAGAATTCGTCTCTTGTTCAGCTATTAAACAATTACAACTTTAgtccttgcacttttaattaatgtaattaatcccaaaattaattctaattaatatcTTATTGAttcttaataaaataatattatttctaattctatattaatatcataatatattaataaatcatttattgctATAATTAATCTTACAAAAGATTAATAAACCAACCTCTCTCTCTAAAAAACATTTTTGTCAATTACTAGGTTTAAGGGCAAGAAAAAAaaagactttgctaataatttaaGTATATATCGATTTTGTTATTGGCATAGACACGTAATCCAACAAAGACAAGTGCCCTCAAGCCATACCATTCAAGTCTTGCATGTAAGGGTATGGTTTAGGAGTACTTATGGAGAGAACACAAGCTACAAATCTAATCCCCTTACCCCTACGAGGTCTTCAGTTTTAAGTCCAAAAAGGGGGAAAGAAAGTTCAACATTCTTCCATTATATATATACTAGATATATCTCAAGTTTTATAAAACCTAAATtagtttagtttatatataaaaaaattaatgacTTATATAAAACATTCCAGGTGTATTTATATGATACTTTTGatagaaaatttttattttaataaaataaatattttccaattAATTACAAGaaatataatatttatgaatcaaattcttataaataatatatataataatataagtatttaTAAAGAAACAAGttcttataaataatatattatcaTCAAGTTATTATTAGTGTAACCATTTataaatcatatattatctataaatatcattctataatatCTGTTAGGCATAAAGATCTTTCAAAAAGTACCAAGCTTACAGACCTTAATCGAACAAAAACCATATTTTTAGGTATGTAGAATTACATGGCCATGTAATTTCCAAGGCAAAAATTACATTGCGTTGAATCTCAAGTTTTTAATGATACTTTTCAAAAATTATTCCACCATTATGCAACCAAATATGGTTAGTCAAGTAATCAAATAGGTTATCATATGCATCAAATAGGTTATCATATGCAGAGGGGAATGACGGGATCATCTAAAAGTCTTCGAGATGCGAAAATCCAACTATATAACATTTTGATGCACACG of the Lactuca sativa cultivar Salinas chromosome 6, Lsat_Salinas_v11, whole genome shotgun sequence genome contains:
- the LOC111877464 gene encoding uncharacterized protein LOC111877464; the protein is MTRSTPSYRRSTTQYGQETKWAFRLELIELKRSLDGTWVFFGDFNAVRYANERFNSGFCHYIAFNFNNFIAEEGLHEYKLGGRKFTYLRDDSLKMSKLDHFLVCQNSISNQPPFFVTALPREHSDHCSVLLKPSIADLAPSFPFFKYWMLNKDFSNVFYNTWNNLLTRAILGSDKCLLPRIKLNFL